The genomic region TTTGTTCAGCAGCGGGGATGCTACCAACGGGGCTCGGAGCCGAGGCTGAGCCCTAGGGTCCTGCGCGGCTTCTTGGGCAGTGAGGGGAACGAGGAGGAGAAGACAGCCTGACGTTagcagcaggcacagagacaGCCACAGAGTGCAGCTTGGTGTGGGGGGTCCAGCTGCTGCGGGGCCAGCACAGAAGCCCCCAGCTTTAGAAGGGGCCAGGAGTAGGggcccagccctccctgcccgtgtccctgtgtgcagcccggtgctggggcaggaggaagtgTGTGCCGGATGCGCAGGCATCACTCAAAAGTGAAGCCCTGCCCGTACGCAGGGCCGGGACACAGGGCATTGCCCTTCTGGCACAGCCCCACTGCAGGAGGAGCGCGTGGCAGCACGGCtcgctggggacagggggctcCTGGGTCCACGGCTGCAGGGACGGGCTCTGCCAAGGGTCTGCAGCTCCCGGGCTGCTCAGAAAGGCCCAGGCCGGACTTCAGCGTGCAGGACCTTGCCATGCTGGCAAGCTGGGcacccagccccaaaccccctggTGGGGAGGTCAGCCTCAGGAGCAGACTGGGAAGCGGCCACCCCAGCCTGGGGACCAGGCCCAGGGAACGTCCTCGGGGTGCCAGAGCAGCgctgctctcccccccccccccccagctcctcctgtttctCGCTTTCTGCCCCGGgaagctccagctccagccccgggcagccagggcaggaagATAGGGCAGGCTGCGGCGAGCAGGCGCAGGCCTTGGCTCAAGGAGAGCTGCCTGGCCCCACTCCACTTGTCACCAGCCCTTTtgtgctctcttttttttttttcctcaattctctgccccatcccacttgggcaggggaagggaacCAGTGAAGGGCTCTGTGGtactcagctgcctgctgggttaaacgACAGCAACCTGCGCCAACTcaagcagctgtgctggaaattACCAATCACGACCATCatctgaggaaagaaagaagcaaaacccATAAAGGAACAGCTCACTACTAGCTTCTTAACCACCACGTATCCTGAGGTTTAGCAGGTTGCTGTCTGGTCCAGGAAGGACAAGGACAGGCGAATGCTGTTGCCTATTTTGCTGGGACaggttttgctttcagaaactaCCCGCAGTGCACTaatgagaaaagcagagctgtgaagaGCATTTTTGAAGGCTGTTTTCCATATTAGGGCATATGATCTGATAGGCAGTGTGCTTCCCCAGAGCGAATTCAGTGCTTAAACAGATTAACTGCAGCTATTTGATGTTGCTTGTACCTGTGGTCGCTGGGGCAGGGACTCCTGTTTTCTCTTACTGACTCCTATTTAGAAGCCTGCaatgctccagcagcagcaaagcgaCCATCCTAAAGGCAGCAGCTCATGAATGCTACAAGCTGCCAGCTCGTGCAGGGGGCTCCTTCCTGGCCTCCTGTCGGGCCGTTCTCGGCAGTCCCAAAGACCTCCCTGTGCACGCAGGAGGCGCGTAGGATTTGCCTTCGCTGTTgtgctctgcttctgcagacACAGGAGGGGTCTGACAGCTCTcttgtgctttctctttctctccatgAGCACAAGAGAAGTGCCCACGTGCAGCACAGGCACAcaggcagccagctgcagggacACAATGAAGCAGAGCAGGGCCATCAGGGCCCTTGCAGACGGGATAGGAGCCAGCCCCTTTTCTGCTCCCGGCCTGCAGTGCCCTCGCCTTGGGCCCCGACTGCGTGTGAGCTctgctctgggtgctggggtgAATCAAagagtggcttgggttggagGGGATGTTAAAGACCATCCAACTCCAACCcgctgccataggcagggatgccacccaaaCAGACAGCCAAAGCTGCCACCAGCTGACCCCAAGGGAAGGGCTGCTGGGGTGGTGTTGGTGGggccacaagcagcagcaaggaTGCTCCAGCCACCGTGCCATAGCTCTGGAGGGAGCAGAAGTGGCAGCTGGGGCTTATGGGGTCATGTCAGCTACAAGGGGAGGAAGTCGAAACGCCGTCCAGGAAAGAAAGGGACGCATCTTGTTTTAGATATCTTTATTTTGTGGCAGCCTAGGCCGAGGAATGAGAGCCTCCCCATTGTTCATTGCAGTCGTGGCTGGCACTTCTGCAGGGTGCCTGTCTAGTCCTGCCATCGGGGCGGtctcttgcagggctggggatagtcctgggggctgctgtcGGCCTTACTCTTCAAGGGGCACCGGGGCCCCCCAGGCGAGTGGTCCCTGCCCCGGCCAGGGACGTAGGGGCTGGGTCTGCTGCCCCGGGAAGACGGCCCTGCTGCCGCTGCCTGTCCCGGCCCCTCCTGTGGTggctcccttcctcctctgcgGTGACAGGGGTGGCCGCAGGGCTGTCCTCCTTCCCCCCGGCAGCACGGGCATCCCGGCGCTCCCGCTGCCAGTGCACCCCAGTTCTGTACAGCTCTGCAGCGACGGTGACGAGCAGTGCCACGAAGGGCACCGTGTGGCTGTGGAGGGAAGGCTGCAGCTGCCGCACCAGGGCCTGCTGGTCCAGCCCGAAGATGCACAGGGAGGCGAGGACGATTCCCTGCACCACAGCCACGTCCCACCACTGGCTGCCGTAGATCCTCCGCAGCTCCTCTTGCAGCCACGCCAGCAGGGGCCTGGCGTCAGCCAGCTGCTCCTGGAagaaggctgcccagagctggggTGGGAAGCTGTGCTCAGGAGTCCTGAgcaccagccccgcagccccctgctcgTCCTGCTGGCCGtcccccagctgctctgcaagctCTGGGATGGGACACTCCAGGTAGTCGTCAGCCGACCGCACCGAGTACTTGATGGACTGGAGCCTGCCCTCGCACAGGGGGCAACTCGGCTTCTCCTTGGCCCACCGCAGCACACAGCCCAAGCAAAGCTGGTGGAGGCAGGGCATCAGGTAGGCCACGTCATCCTGGCCGTGACGACAGAGCGCGCAGGCCCAGCCCGACGACCCGTCCATGGCGGCAGGGCGCTGCAAAGATGCCACCAACTGCAAGAGAGAGTGAGGCCACGGTCACTGGTGCTCCCAGGGTGGGCAGCAACGATGCCCCGGTCCCCCAGCAGGAAACCCTTGGGCCCCGTGGCTGTGCCATCCCGTGTTCCTTGCTGGcatggagccaggctgaggcCTTGCCCCTGGCAGCTCCCCGAGCCCCAGTGCccaccccacgcccccccagGGGGACACGTCCCCGCACAGCTCAGCTGCGCTGCTGCGAGCGCACAGGGCAGGGCAAACACAGGCAAATGTTGTGGGGACGGGCACCCAGAGCAGCTGCCGGCGGCCCCACAGCACGACCCAACCGAATCCCCGCTCAGCCCTCCAAGCCTCACAGACACGCTGGGCAGGAGTGCAGGCACGAGCCAAGCTGGGCCGGGCCCTGCCGGCACCTGGACATAACGGGGAGGGCTGCGCAGTCACACTGCCTCGTGAGGTGACATCACACTGCCTGCTCGGTGACATCACGCTGCCTCGCGCGTGTGACGCCACatggagcccccagcccctgcggcGCTCACTCTGGCACCGCTCTGGCATCACTccctgcaattctgtgattctgtgatcatctaactccaaccccctgccataggcagggatgccacccgcTAGGTTACTTCATTTGCCTCACTACCCGCACAGGGAAGAAGTTCCTCCTAACGTCTAacctaaatctatcctcttttagtttaaagccattcccacTGGTTCCCGGCATTgcctacctgagtaaagagtccttctccatcctttttataagacccctttaagtattgaaggGCCGCAaggaggtctccccagagcctctcttctccaggctgaacagccccagctcgctcagcttttcttcataggacagctgctccagccccctgatcaCCTTTGCCGCCCTCCCCTGGACtcgctccagcagggccacatctttcttgtgctgggggccctgaTCCAGGACGTTCCCCTTatccagcagcagttcccctgcggcctgtggagaggcccctggtggagcaggctgtccccctgcagcccatgggtcccacacggagcagatctccacgctgcagcccgtggaggagcccccggtggagcaggtggatgtggcctggaggaggctgcggcccatggagagcccccgcaggagcaggccccaggccggagctgcagcccgtggagaggagcccacacaggagcaggggttCTGGGGTGAGgtgccgcccgtgggggacccgagctggagcagtttgctcctgggggatggaccccatggtacggagccatgtgggagcagttcctgaggagctgctgcctgtgggcagccccggcaggctcagttcgggaaggacggcatcccgtgggagggacccacgtggagcaggagcagagagtgaccgtgaaggagcggtgcagagacgaagcatcagggactgaccgcagcccccattgcctgttcccctgcaccgaTCGGGGGAGgacgtagaagagggtggatgggggaaggtgtttttagcaTGCTTTTAGTTCCTCACTCTTCTAGTCTGCTAATGATTGGAAAGAAATTATATTGATCTCTCTACACGGATCTGTATTGCCCGTGCCGTAACtggtgagcaatctccctgtccttaactcaacccttgagccctttccatcatattatCTCCCCTATTGTCATCAACGAGGGcgagtgagagagcggttttggtggagctcagctgtgtagcacggtaaaaccaccacagcagagcctggccctctCTGCCGCTGTCTTcagatataaatatttgaaaatgtaaaatgtatttcagtttaATTAACATAATTAATATTCCTTCTTCTTCAGTTTTTGAGAAATGGcagttgttttcctttgggaaaattCCTTTGGCAATACTCCCGTAGGCATATCAGAAAGCCtagtgtaaaaataaatcaatcttTTTATGACATACTCTTATATCTTCACGTGTGTTAACTTCAGCCTGGCAGGCGTTGCATCATGGGCTATATGTctgcatacatacacatatacatacatcagagaatcacagactcatctaggttggaagagacctccaagatcacctagtccaacctctgacctaatactaacaagtcctccactaaaccatatcactaagctctacatttaaatgtcttttaaaggtctccagggatggtgactcaaccacttccctgggcagccccttccaatgcctcacaaccctttcagtaaagaagttcttccatAAGCACCTCCAATGCTTTGGAACTTCTGCCCTGAACACGTACAGAATCCTAAAACCCTAGTTAAATGTTTGAGAAAGGTGGGCCatcaccctggcaattccaaagagacagaaatcactACAACATGCAGCCATGCCAGCCCCTGCGACAGGCCCTGCGGCTGGGCCCGAGAACCAACCCATGCCGCTCTCAGTCACCTCTGTCCACAAGACGAAACAATGGATGCCAAAGTCACCTCGTTTAGTAAGGGCAGAAACTCCTActgagaaggaggaggaggaggaagagaatgaGGCAGGCTACTCCAAGGCAGGGCCACGTGGCCATGGCAGgaggaagaatcacagaatcatggaacatgctgagttggaagggatccacaaggatcatcgagtccaactcctgggtcctcaaaggaccacccaaaaatcagaccatgtgtctgagacgcttcttgaactccggcaggctcggtgctgtgaccatgtccctggggagcctgtcccagtacCCAACCACCCTCCCGGtaaagaacctttccctcacacccagcctgaccctcccctgtcccagccccatgccgttccctcgggtcctgtcgctgtccccagagagcagagctcagcgcctgcccctccgctcccctcgtgagggagctgcaggccgccatgaggcctcccctcagcctgctctgtgtgggctgaacaaaccaagggacctcagccgctcctcacacatcttcccctctagacccttaACCTTATCTGGGGAACAATTTTATCCATGATTCAGATGCAGGAATGgaatgcatcctcagcaagtttgctgataacACTCAAGTGGGAGGCGCTGTTGCCTCCCTGCAGGGATGGGAGGCCATGATGCAGAGTCtctgatgaagagtccctccccagctttcctgtagtcTCCTTTAAGTAGTGGAAAGCCACTGgaaggtctccccggagccttctcttcttcaggctgaaaaaccccaactccctcagcctgtctgcagaggagagctgctccagccctctgatcaccctcatggcctcctctggaccggtccatgtccttcttgtagtgggGGCCCTAGAGTTGAatgcagtactcaaggtgtggcctcaacAGGGccaagtacagagggacaatcacttccctcgccctgctggccacaacagttctgatacaagccaggagGCTGTTGGCCCTCTtagccacctgagcacactgctggctcctgttcagccccctgcccaccaatccccccagctcccttcccgccaggcagctttccagcctctctgcccccagcctgcagccttgcatggggttgttgtgccccaagtgcaggacgcggcacttggccttgttgaacctcgtACAGTTGGCCTcggcccatcagtccagcctatccaggtcCCTCTCCAGATCCTTCCTGCCCTCAAGCACATCAGCGCTCCTGTCCACCTTGGTGTCCTCTGCcagcttgctgagggtgcattcgATCCCCTCATCTGATCATTGGGGAAGATATTACagagaactggacccagcactgagccctggggatacaccacttgtgaccagcctccaactggatttagctccattcaccacgactctctgggcctggcctccagccagtttttaacccaaccAAGTGGGTTAAAAACCCTTGAGCAGCCAGGTTCTTCAGTTGAGTGCTTCagaaacggtgtcaaaagccttactgaagtctaggtagagAACAtacacagcctttccctcatccactgagcGTGTCACCTTGTCGTAGAAAGAGATTGGGCTGGTggagcaggacctgcctttgataaaccagtgctgactgggcctgatcacctgggTGTCCTTTAAGTGTTATGTGATTGCACTCAAGGCAagctgctccatgagcttccctggcaccagGGTCAGACTGACGGGCCTGTAGTTGCCCATATCCTCCTTCCAGCCTTTCTTGGAGttgggcgtcacatttgctagtcgccagtcgactgggaacctcccctggtagccaggactgctgataagtGATACAAAgtggcataaaaaaaaattctctttagtcaccagtgataggacccgtgggaaggaatggtgttaagctggggcaggggaggtttaggctagaagacgggaagaggttcttcagtgagagggtggtcgcacactggaactggctccccagggaagtagtcactgcacccagcctgtcggagtttaaaaaatgtttggactgtgcacttagtcacatggtctaaaattttgggtagacctgccaggagttggactctaTGATCCTTCTGGGTgtcttccaactcgggatattctatgattctatgattcttgtTGAGCATttccgccagctccctcagtacccttgggtggatcccatctggcaCCATAGACTTGCATATAGCTAAGTATACCtgagccttttcctcatctctggTCAGTGTGTTTTTCTACCACATCCAATAAGGGATGGGGATTCTCTCTCATCcttcttttgttgctttttgttgttaagTATTTAGAGAAGCATTTTCTATTGTCCTTGGGGACAGAAGCCAGACTCAGTTCCAGCTGGCCTTTGgcccttctccttttttccctgcatAGGCTCACGACGTCTTTGGATGATGTGCCTGAGTggcctgccccttcttccaaaggtcataaattttttaaaatgtatttatttatttttccctgagcTCAAGCCCCATCTCTCTGTTCAGTTGGGCAGATCCTCTTCCCTGCTTGATCATCTTTCGGCACACAgcctgctcctgagcctttaGGATTCCCTTCTCAAAGAGCGTccatccttcctttcccttcgggactgcctcccaagggactttGTCAACCACTCTTCAGAGCAGGCCGAAGTCTGCCCTCCAGAGGTCCAAGGTGGCAGTTCTGCTAACCCCTCTCCTTACTTGCCCTAGAATCAAAAATTCTGAATTCCTGATCACTGGGGCCAAGATGTGATCTCCAGATGGGGAGCACTTCCCACTCTGCTTCTGAGGCTGACCTCCCCAccagggggtttggggctgggtgCCCAGCTTGCCAGCATGGCAAGGTCCTGCGGGCTGAAGCCCGGCCTGGGCCTTTCTGAGCAGcccgggagctgcagccccttggcagagcctggccctgcagCCGTGGACCCAGGAGCCCCCGGTCCTCAGTGAGCTGTGCTGCCACGCGCTCCTcctgcagcggggctgtgccAGAAGGGCAATGCCCTGTGTCCCGGCCCTGCGTACGGGCAGGGCTTCACTTTTGAGCAGCGCCTGCACATCCGGCACAcacttcctcctgccccagcaccgggctgcacacagggacacgggcagggagggctgggcccctgctcctggcccctTCTAAAGCTGGGGGCTTCTGCGCTGGCCCCGCAGCAGCTGGACCACCCTGCAACATGCTGTCCTCTGTGGCtgtctctgtgcctgctgctcgGGTCAGGCtacctccacctcctcctctaccTCCCACTTTGGGGCTCCTTTCTGCCCCCACCGCAAGTAGCACATGGACTGTCCCCATCCACTGCCGAAGTACAGTCCCCAAGAAGCCGTGTAGGTACCTTGGGCTCATTCTGAGCTCCGAACCCCGTTGGTAGCATCCCCGATGCTGCATAAAGCCACGATGCTATCGCCAGCAGTGCAGGTGGCCCAGCAGCTGCGTGCGGTCGGTGCCGACACCAGGTCCCCGAGTGGGGGAAACCGTCCCCCTTGTGCCCTGTGCCACCAGCCGCTGCAAGGGGCTGGAGATGTCCCTCCTGCATGTGGCAGGGCCAGAACAGAGACCACATCCTCCCCGGTTACCCCCAGGCTTCTTCCAGGTGGGTCAAGGCACCCCCCCGACAAAGTCTGGGCACTGAGGTGCTGAGAGAGGCCCTATTCTGGGGCCAATCCTGTCCTCGTGGGGACCTGCTCTCCTTGGGCACTGCCCCAACCCATACTCAGAGGGACATGGGTGCCGGACAGGCTGGCTCCCCTTGGGGACATCTGAGTGCTGAGCCCcagtgggggggtggggtggtggTTGACGCCAGAAGCGGAGCCGAGTCTCATATTTGGGCACAGAGCAGGTTATTGGAGGCTGGGCCCCGGCAGGCTGCAGATAACCCTCCTGATAGCGGCTCACAAGGTGCCTCCGCCGCCCCCATTGGCTCCTGCCAGCGGGGGCTGCCTATAtatccccctccccgccgcggggctgcgTCTGGCACTGGGGGCAGGATGGTGCCTGCCAGAGCActggggctgctcctctgcGTGCAGCTCTGCGGGGGTGAGTGGTGGggctggccgtggggcaggggctggctgtggggcagtGGGCAAGCggtggggcagggagcagccgtggggcaggcaCCCCGCGGGCTCAGCAAGGTCCCTGGGGTTGCCCgcaggcagcggggagctgcggCTGGTGGATGGCGGCGGGCGCTGCGCCGGCCGGGTGGAGGTGAAGCACGAGGGCGAGTGGGGCTCCGTCTGCAGCTACGACTTCGACTGGGACCACCGCGGCGCCGGCGTGGTGTGCCGGCAGCTGGGCTGCGGTGCGGTGGCCCGGGCATCCCCGTACGCCCCGTTTGGGCAGGGCAAGGGACGCATCTGGCTGCACCCCTTCTTCTGCCGTGGCTCTGAGACCACCTTGCAGGACTGCCCTCACTTTGGCTGGGGCCAGCACTTCTGTGGCCACGAGTGGGACGTGGGCGTGACCTGCACAGGTGAGGAGGGGTGGTGGtactggggatgccgtgctgggacccccaggactGGACTGAGGCTGGTGCCTGGTACAGAGGCGCTGGAGCTGCGTCTGGCGGCTGGCAGGGGACCCTGTGAGGGGAGAGTGGAGGTGAAGCTGCGGGGACGCTGGGGCACGGTGGCGGACAATGCCTGGGACATGGAGGACGCCGAGGTGGTGTGCCAGCAGATGGGCTGCGGCTCAGCCACTAGCGCCTACTACAGCTCCCGCTTTGGCCAAGCAGAAGGTTCTATCAGCTTGGGCTTTGTTGACTGCCATGGGGCTGAGAAGGCCCTCTGGGACTGCAAGATTCAAGGCTGGGGACCCTACAATGGCCGTCATGACTTTGACACTGCTGTAGTCTGCCAAGGTGAGAGCTGGGGACatgtggtgctgcagggagccccaTTGTCTGCATTCCCCTCAGGAGCCCTCCTCTCCCGGCAGGGTTCTCCCGTCTGACTGGAGGGGACGGCGCCTGCTCGGGGCGGCTGGAGGTGCGGCAGGGCCGCGCCTGGGCCACCGTCTGCCACGGCCACGTGGACCTCAAGGCCGCCCAGGTggtctgcagggagctgggctgcggcATGGCAGTGGCCGTCCCCGGTGCCGGCCATTTTGGGGCAGCAACGGGGCCGCTCTGGGACGGCGCCTTTGAGTGCAACGGCAGCGAGCCACTCCTCGCCAACTGCGCCCAGCGGCTGACCCACGGCCAGTCCTGTGCTGGCCCCGCTTCTATCGTCTGCTCACGtaagtgctggggctggggggctggggtggaCCCTTGCAGGGTGATGTGCCCAGTGGGTCCCTGTTGTGCTGCCTCCCAAGCACCCTCTCTTCGCTGCAGCCTACACCGGTTTCCGTTTGGCGGATGGCGGCTCGGGCTGCGCCGGGcgggtggaggtggaggagcaggggacatggggatccCTCTGTGCCACCGCCTGGGACCTGCCCGACGCCCACGTCCTGTGCCGCCACCTGGGctgcggccccgccgcctccctgcCCCCAGGAGGCCATTTTGGGACGGGCACGGCGACGGGGCTGCTGCGGCGCGATGCCCTGAGCTGCAGCGGGAGCGAGCGGCACCCGGGCGAGTGCCCCGtggcggtgctgggggagcccGCCTGCCCCCCTGGCCATGCCGCCGCCGTCAACTGCTCAG from Anser cygnoides isolate HZ-2024a breed goose chromosome 5, Taihu_goose_T2T_genome, whole genome shotgun sequence harbors:
- the LOC136791022 gene encoding E3 ubiquitin-protein ligase Topors-like isoform X1 — its product is MPERCQSERRRGWGLHVASHARGSVMSPSRQCDVTSRGSVTAQPSPLCPGAGRARPSLARACTPAQRVCEAWRAERGFGWVVLWGRRQLLWLVASLQRPAAMDGSSGWACALCRHGQDDVAYLMPCLHQLCLGCVLRWAKEKPSCPLCEGRLQSIKYSVRSADDYLECPIPELAEQLGDGQQDEQGAAGLVLRTPEHSFPPQLWAAFFQEQLADARPLLAWLQEELRRIYGSQWWDVAVVQGIVLASLCIFGLDQQALVRQLQPSLHSHTVPFVALLVTVAAELYRTGVHWQRERRDARAAGGKEDSPAATPVTAEEEGSHHRRGRDRQRQQGRLPGAADPAPTSLAGAGTTRLGGPGAP
- the LOC136791022 gene encoding E3 ubiquitin-protein ligase Topors-like isoform X2 — encoded protein: MDGSSGWACALCRHGQDDVAYLMPCLHQLCLGCVLRWAKEKPSCPLCEGRLQSIKYSVRSADDYLECPIPELAEQLGDGQQDEQGAAGLVLRTPEHSFPPQLWAAFFQEQLADARPLLAWLQEELRRIYGSQWWDVAVVQGIVLASLCIFGLDQQALVRQLQPSLHSHTVPFVALLVTVAAELYRTGVHWQRERRDARAAGGKEDSPAATPVTAEEEGSHHRRGRDRQRQQGRLPGAADPAPTSLAGAGTTRLGGPGAP